The Helicoverpa armigera isolate CAAS_96S chromosome 15, ASM3070526v1, whole genome shotgun sequence genomic interval AGTGTTGTATATGTGACCAAACAGTGATTCTTCATGATTATAGGTAAATTTTTCCGAATCAGATTCGATCGGAATACTGACCTATGCGTCCACCGGTAGGCTAATTTTATCCGGGTAAGCTATCtaatttaaagtaggtatttcttGAAAGATGTGAATGAAACCGCTGGCTATATAGTCTCTAATAAAAACACCGATTGCTTTATCAAAGAGTAAGAAACTTCCTCAAAAAATATGTGTTGGGGTAAACCCAGCATGTGATGTTgactagtaggtatataatatatcaTTTTATCAGTTATTGTGTAAACGTGACCCTTAGATAGTTTTTGTTTAGACTAAATTGTGCTTCAATTCGTTCTTATCTGAATTCCAAGTTCCGTtgataagaataataattttgtgtttggtGGCTacttgaatttataatattatagacgTAAATGTTTTCTTATGTCATATGCCTAAACTTATTTCGTAAGCGTACTTAAATAAACGAGAATTTAAAAGTCCGTTGAAAAATAAAGCTCCCTTTAAGTAGGCAATTAGCTAAAGGTGAACAATCTCGATATCACTTTTTGCACAAATACATATTgaacaaaactataatttagtATTTAAGACTGAGTTGAAACATaaatatcaagatttttttatctttaaataagTTCCTACTCAAATGGGACATATATGAAGAATCTACACAGATAATGTTAGGTAGCTATTTATGTTCACACCGCTTAtcatgctacggcgtagcaacgCTACATTTTATTGCTACGAGGTGTCGTAGAAagcatggattttgatgaaaacaaataaatggcAATGGGCGTTGCCAAATAAAGGCAGCTTCTAAATTAGTCCAATCGTCATAATAATATGAGAGTGGAGGAAAGgaagtgcacttgtgtctgcgcaaatgcttgtggaTATGTTGATCTCTTTttaatatgagaacagccgctgcaGCCGACAATCGGCtaagaaaacaaaatcattAGGTGTACTAAGAGGACAATAATaagtgaccaaaaggctggctattaccttgGACAAAGGATCTTGgtatccaacgaggtaatgctgccagcctcttgggtacgctcccagtcgacagcgatgggtaTGAATTTTTTggtgctttttagttttagtttattttttaaacaataattagtCTGAAATCTACCTTAAGTAAGCGTGGTTAGTACATGTGAACGGGGAAAATAAAAAGGGCTGTTAATAAAGATTTACATATACAGCATACTTAAAAAAGGGTATATACACAGTACCAACACAAACATAAGAACACAGAGTTATATAATGAGGTTATCACAGATCATGAGAACAGTATAAAAGTGGTGTTAGGACAAAAATCTGCAGTAGTGTCATTTCGTACTCAGTAAGCAAGACATCTCCGTATTCAAGAACATCATCTCAGAGTCTCGTCAATATGAAGTGGTTGGTaagtaatcaaatattttattctggtcATATCGCAATGGGTCAATTGTTAAACCATTGTACATACAGTTCCTGCATTTAAGTACAgggtcacaattttttttatttttttatttatttatcttatatcaCAAAGGTAGCCATCTTATatgctaagccccacaaaaccgttgtaatggtttgactgtggggtcAGTGAGTATCTTTAAGAACAATTAAATttacttataactaaatactaTACAGATAATGACAAAGAACTTgcaattacaaatataaaacttaaataatatctaaataatataattttaatttacgcttgaatttttttatattagtttcactCCTTATGTCTGCCGGCAGACTATTCAATAGATAAGGTATTCtcttttttaatgttctgtCACCAAAGTAGTTGGTGCCTCTGGGTACATTAAATCTACCAGCAGCCATAGATCGTGTATTATGGTTGTTCTTTACATAAGTTAAGTTATGCTCTTGGATAGAATTGATAATGTAACCTGATtagcctgcctgggctgcgggattgtttgaaagagttaccgcggtccagTAAGATTCTGACACTCATGCTGTACCcaacgggaggggtcatttgcgGATGCGCGGATGCCCACCGAAAAACGATATTAATATAGCAATATGCGGTTGTATCTATTATAAATATCGTTTTTTGATCCTAACATAATGGTGTACAATCAATTGCTACAGGTGTGCGGTTTTCTGTTGTTGGTGATTATTGAGGGATATCAATGTTCCTGTAAGTATTCGATTTTAGTTCATATTAGTACTGTACAGATTGAGTCTTTATGAACTGAGGGAATCTATgcttaattttatacatttcaaaaatataagaaaaaaaaatagtagattatttgttttttttttaattttgttccttttttaaccagatttatattaaaactagatCTGTCACTATCAAGCGAACACCAAAACGATCGAGAGTAATGAatccttaaaaagaaaaaaaaagtagtaGGTATCAAATAATTGGACCTATATTTCACACTTTTCGAAGCATAAAATACCCAGGTaagaaatgtaatttattcatttgttttacttgTTTCAGTTAACACAAACTTGCGAAAACTGTTTAAACCTGCGCTCCAGGACCGTGGAAGCAAACCTCAGTTTACGCTACCAACTATCTATATTCCTGCGTACCCTCCTCTATACAGTTACAACTTGTATCCGCATCCGCCTGTAAACCAACCGTTATACGATTACAACCAATATCCACACGCACCTGTAAACCAACCCCTATATGGTTACAACCAGTCCCCATATGGTTTCAACCAGTATCCCCGAGCACCTGTCAACCAATTCCTATACGGTAGCAACCAATATCCTTATGCTCCTGCAAACCAATTCCCATACGTTTACCAGTACCTGTTGCCACTGCCAGTACAGACAAATGCCACGAATGGCACAGCGACTTTAACGAATAGCACTCCGTCTTCAACGAATGCTACTCCGTCTTCAACGAATGCTACTCCGTCTTCAACGAATGCTACTCCATCTAGAACAAATAGTACAGGGTCTTCTTCGAATGGCATCCCACTTTCAACAAATGGCACCATGACTTCGACGGAGAAACCGCCTACAACGAAAGGTACACTATCTACAATGAATGATACAGGGGTTTCACCGAACGGCACCCTGATTTCACCGAATGGCACCCTGGCTCCAACGAATGGCACACCAAACTCagcacaaaattaaaatacaccaAAGAGGGTTAACTTGCTTCATTCTGGGGCAAATATGTTATGAttgtcttattaaaaaaaaatcttgtgtcaaattttaaaatattatttcaaacattaaacttttacatttgtttttaacaATACAGTTCTTGATGCATTCTTAGTTGTTTCTTTTGGTATCACTAAAAAGTACTCCTGGGTACGTGAGTAAGTTCATGAGCTTCAGTTGGTAGCTTGCAGCAAAGCAGCCCTTCGTTTATAAAacttactactcttacagtgagTTGCGACATctcttgtatgtcgctaattgtaaaacaattgaaaatcattTGTGTCTTGCGTACATCTGCGCTCCGACATATAACGGGTTAGCTATAGCGAtaaccaaattatttttagttgtcAAATCGCTGATATCACCTATGTACGACAAtttcacggctggttatggttttgaTGTCGTTAGTTAGTTTAGTAAAATGATGCAACTATCTCTATGTAAAAAGCGCTGTGAGTTACTTTTATTCGAGTAGTACACCAAGTTCCCAGTTTCTTAAAGACTCGGACGAAATTGCTGGCGGAGCTAGTATCTAATtataacatgaataaaataacgaTAAGTAAGACACTTCctcctaaaataattatcttggGGTAAAACCCAGCATACGATGTCGTCACGATTTGTCTTTGTGATATGTAGGTAATCATTATCAGTCTATGTACTACCGACCATAATTTGTATGTCCCACATTGTCGAAAAAACGTTTGAAactgtcaaaacaataaaactactttgaagACTAGGTACTTAAAAGACAGCAgtcaaaacgcccacccttcaccacttctaAGTATGTGTTTTTTTCTGGGAATATGAAGTGAAAAGTACACAGTAATAAtgtctgaaaaaataaataaagttgagaATTTATGCAAATGATAGTTAAAGTTTACACAGTTATCGTGCTACGACGTAGCACTGCTACGAAATGACGTAGCAAGCACAGATTATGATGCAACTCCCACGTCGAAATAACTTATATCCAGGTGCAGTAGACAGTTACCTCAGGAAGCCTGTGAGACCGCTGATGGAAACTTTTAAGACATTAAGTCAGATTAAACATTTCTAGTTAATTTTCTGGGTAATTCAATCGCATTTTATCTAGACTGGGATTACCTACTACTACAGGCTAGTCTGATAGTTCTTTCAAAGCCTAATGTTTTAGagaacaaatacaaaaactattatgagattgcaattatttttaattcgcAGATAAAAAGTCAGTTGGTTGGTGATCAAGAGGTTATCAATGTAAATACAGGTCATTAGAGTTCCGTGGTTAAATACAAAACACAGTTAATATATACtacgattttatttattaaacagcCATATTAAAGAACATTCACGtgtttgaaatttatttttcgaCATAAATTGTAACATTACTTATTATAAGCAAAGGTTTCATGTGGCATTCGCCAATACTTAGAGTGAATGCCCAGGAAGATTAGATGTAAAGACCTCAGTCACAGTCGGGGTGGGCCGCTATAGCCACActttttataactcaagaatggctgaaccttAGCTAGATCtaagcttagacccgggaggaGGACAAATGATAGTTTTTGTTACCATCTGGCTACGGAAAGCAGTTAtctcggaacgcgggtgaagCTAGTTCTTCTCTTCCTCCTGGcatgttcccaattttatttggggtcggcgcaatatgtcttcccGTTCCATTTTTGCTGTCAcccgtcatactgacactcactcccttccaagtcatgtcatctttcaggcaatccatccatcttttcttaggtcttcctctttcTCTCCAACCTTCCACATtcatataatcatcggcagggatattgagccctgaccttcacctgcgcagaagcgatttattggtttattgccttatgtgtacagtgcgccaagcgatccccactcttccgccgagagctcaatatccgtgccgataactatacttagcacacactttgcgggtgaagctagttatttaataaaataatataatattggaACATTATCGCATACGCCAACTACGGAACCCCGCATCATTTGGCACTACACGCTCACACAGTTTTTAGGTTATCcctaacatacatacacatataagTAAAAGATTGGCAAAAATTCTGTGATAGTTTCATTTGATATTTAAGTACGAGAGGTCGTTTCAGATATAAGTACCTTTTttaagattttgataaaatgaaGTTGTTGGTGAGTACCGatactattaattaattcatcCACGTGAATAAAGtattggctatatttttttaatagagtaGCCTCCCAAAagtgaaatgattttttttcatcggtttagtagtttcggagcctttagggtgtACAAACCGACAAAAGAAATGTccattctaaaatatttaaagttcaaATGTCCTCGTTATTCAAGTGTTGTGATTT includes:
- the LOC126055509 gene encoding mucin-2 — protein: MKWLVCGFLLLVIIEGYQCSFNTNLRKLFKPALQDRGSKPQFTLPTIYIPAYPPLYSYNLYPHPPVNQPLYDYNQYPHAPVNQPLYGYNQSPYGFNQYPRAPVNQFLYGSNQYPYAPANQFPYVYQYLLPLPVQTNATNGTATLTNSTPSSTNATPSSTNATPSSTNATPSRTNSTGSSSNGIPLSTNGTMTSTEKPPTTKGTLSTMNDTGVSPNGTLISPNGTLAPTNGTPNSAQN